A genome region from Prionailurus bengalensis isolate Pbe53 chromosome B4, Fcat_Pben_1.1_paternal_pri, whole genome shotgun sequence includes the following:
- the CDK17 gene encoding cyclin-dependent kinase 17 isoform X1: MKKFKRRLSLTLRGSQTIDESLSELAEQMTIEENSSKDNEPIVKNGRPPTSHSMHSFLHQYTGSFKKPPLRRPHSVIGGSLGSFMAMPRNGSRLDIVHENLKMGSDGESDQASGTSSDEVQSPTGVCLRNRIHRRISMEDLNKRLSLPADIRIPDGYLEKLQINSPPFDQPMSRRSRRASLSEIGFGKMETYIKLEKLGEGTYATVYKGRSKLTENLVALKEIRLEHEEGAPCTAIREVSLLKDLKHANIVTLHDIVHTDKSLTLVFEYLDKDLKQYMDDCGNIMSMHNVKLFLYQILRGLAYCHRRKVLHRDLKPQNLLINEKGELKLADFGLARAKSVPTKTYSNEVVTLWYRPPDVLLGSSEYSTQIDMWGVGCIFFEMASGRPLFPGSTVEDELHLIFRLLGTPSQETWPGVSSNDEFKNYNFPKYKPQPLINHAPRLDSEGIELITKFLQYESKKRVSAEEAMKHVYFRSLGPRVHTLPESVSIFSLKEIQLQKDPGFRNSSYPETGHGKNRRQSMLF, encoded by the exons ATGAAAAAATTCAAGAGAAGGCTATCCCTCACTCTTCGAGGAAGCCAAACTATTGATGAATCATTGTCTGAATTGGCGGAACAAATGACTATTGAAGAAAATAGCAGCAAGGATAATG AGCCTATTGTGAAGAATGGCAGGCCTCCAACCTCTCACAGTATGCATTCCTTCCTCCACCAGTACACAGGATCCTTCAAGAAGCCCCCGTTGCGGAGACCACATAGTGTTATCGGAGGAAGCCTTGGATCCTTCATGGCAATGCCCAGAAATGGAAGCCGACTAG atattgttcatGAAAATCTAAAAATGGGATCAGATGGTGAGAGTGACCAAGCTTCTGGGACATCATCTGATGAAGTACAGTCACCTACGGGTGTTTGTCTTAGAAATCGTATACATAGACGGATCTCAATGGag gatttaaataaaCGGTTATCATTGCCTGCAGATATCAGAATACCTGATGGGTATCTTGAAAAGTTGCAGATAAACAGTCCACCATTTGATCAACCAATGAGCCGAAGGTCTCGTAGAGCTTCTTTA TCAGAAATTGGGTTTGGAAAAATGGAAACCTATATCAAATTGGAAAAACTTGGAGAG ggTACATATGCAACAGTatataaaggaagaagtaaattgACAGAGAATTTGGTGGCGTTAAAAGAGATCCGGTTGGAACATGAAGAAGGTGCACCCTGCACAGCTATAAGAGAAG tttcactattaAAGGATCTAAAACATGCAAATATAGTAACCTTACATGACATTGTTCACACAGATAAATCTTTGACTCTGGTATTTGAATATCTG GATAAAGATCTAAAACAGTACATGGATGACTGTGGAAACATCATGAGTATGCACAATGTAAAG CTGTTTTTGTACCAAATTCTACGTGGTTTGGCATACTGCCACAGAAGAAAGGTATTGCACCGAGACTTGAAACCACAGAACCTACTCATTaatgaaaaaggagaattaaagcTAGCAGATTTTG GGCTAGCCAGAGCCAAGTCAGTTCCCACAAAGACCTACTCAAATGAAGTCGTCACACTGTGGTACCGGCCGCCTGATGTGCTTCTTGGTTCCTCAGAGTACTCAACACAGATTGACATGTG gggTGTTGGttgcattttctttgaaatgGCTTCTGGAAGACCTCTATTTCCAGGATCAACTGTGGAAGATGAACTGCACTTAATTTTCCGACTGCTAg gaacACCATCTCAGGAAACTTGGCCGGGTGTTTCTTCAAATGATGAGTTCAAGAACTACAACTTTCCAAAATACAAACCACAGCCTCTCATTAACCATGCACccag gttAGACTCTGAAGGAATCGAGTTGATAACAAAATTTCTTCAG TACGAATCTAAGAAACGGGTTTCAGCAGAAGAGGCCATGAAGCATGTGTACTTTCGAAGTCTGGGACCAAGAGTACATACTTTACCTGAAA
- the CDK17 gene encoding cyclin-dependent kinase 17 isoform X2, with amino-acid sequence MKKFKRRLSLTLRGSQTIDESLSELAEQMTIEENSSKDNEPIVKNGRPPTSHSMHSFLHQYTGSFKKPPLRRPHSVIGGSLGSFMAMPRNGSRLDIVHENLKMGSDGESDQASGTSSDEVQSPTGVCLRNRIHRRISMEDLNKRLSLPADIRIPDGYLEKLQINSPPFDQPMSRRSRRASLSEIGFGKMETYIKLEKLGEGTYATVYKGRSKLTENLVALKEIRLEHEEGAPCTAIREVSLLKDLKHANIVTLHDIVHTDKSLTLVFEYLDKDLKQYMDDCGNIMSMHNVKLFLYQILRGLAYCHRRKVLHRDLKPQNLLINEKGELKLADFGLARAKSVPTKTYSNEVVTLWYRPPDVLLGSSEYSTQIDMWGVGCIFFEMASGRPLFPGSTVEDELHLIFRLLGTPSQETWPGVSSNDEFKNYNFPKYKPQPLINHAPRLDSEGIELITKFLQYESKKRVSAEEAMKHVYFRSLGPRVHTLPESVSIFSLKEIQLQKDPGFRNSSYPETAQ; translated from the exons ATGAAAAAATTCAAGAGAAGGCTATCCCTCACTCTTCGAGGAAGCCAAACTATTGATGAATCATTGTCTGAATTGGCGGAACAAATGACTATTGAAGAAAATAGCAGCAAGGATAATG AGCCTATTGTGAAGAATGGCAGGCCTCCAACCTCTCACAGTATGCATTCCTTCCTCCACCAGTACACAGGATCCTTCAAGAAGCCCCCGTTGCGGAGACCACATAGTGTTATCGGAGGAAGCCTTGGATCCTTCATGGCAATGCCCAGAAATGGAAGCCGACTAG atattgttcatGAAAATCTAAAAATGGGATCAGATGGTGAGAGTGACCAAGCTTCTGGGACATCATCTGATGAAGTACAGTCACCTACGGGTGTTTGTCTTAGAAATCGTATACATAGACGGATCTCAATGGag gatttaaataaaCGGTTATCATTGCCTGCAGATATCAGAATACCTGATGGGTATCTTGAAAAGTTGCAGATAAACAGTCCACCATTTGATCAACCAATGAGCCGAAGGTCTCGTAGAGCTTCTTTA TCAGAAATTGGGTTTGGAAAAATGGAAACCTATATCAAATTGGAAAAACTTGGAGAG ggTACATATGCAACAGTatataaaggaagaagtaaattgACAGAGAATTTGGTGGCGTTAAAAGAGATCCGGTTGGAACATGAAGAAGGTGCACCCTGCACAGCTATAAGAGAAG tttcactattaAAGGATCTAAAACATGCAAATATAGTAACCTTACATGACATTGTTCACACAGATAAATCTTTGACTCTGGTATTTGAATATCTG GATAAAGATCTAAAACAGTACATGGATGACTGTGGAAACATCATGAGTATGCACAATGTAAAG CTGTTTTTGTACCAAATTCTACGTGGTTTGGCATACTGCCACAGAAGAAAGGTATTGCACCGAGACTTGAAACCACAGAACCTACTCATTaatgaaaaaggagaattaaagcTAGCAGATTTTG GGCTAGCCAGAGCCAAGTCAGTTCCCACAAAGACCTACTCAAATGAAGTCGTCACACTGTGGTACCGGCCGCCTGATGTGCTTCTTGGTTCCTCAGAGTACTCAACACAGATTGACATGTG gggTGTTGGttgcattttctttgaaatgGCTTCTGGAAGACCTCTATTTCCAGGATCAACTGTGGAAGATGAACTGCACTTAATTTTCCGACTGCTAg gaacACCATCTCAGGAAACTTGGCCGGGTGTTTCTTCAAATGATGAGTTCAAGAACTACAACTTTCCAAAATACAAACCACAGCCTCTCATTAACCATGCACccag gttAGACTCTGAAGGAATCGAGTTGATAACAAAATTTCTTCAG TACGAATCTAAGAAACGGGTTTCAGCAGAAGAGGCCATGAAGCATGTGTACTTTCGAAGTCTGGGACCAAGAGTACATACTTTACCTGAAA